The proteins below come from a single Cupriavidus pauculus genomic window:
- a CDS encoding substrate-binding protein, which produces MKAFPFTVRAGIVAAAALVASHVYAADPIRIGVAVGLSGANSVVAPAVVQSSQLAVEEINAAGGILGRKIELEIVDDASGAVGAQKAFDTLVFQKKVNAVIAMETSAARNAALPVISKGKVPYIYTSFYEGRSCNNWMYVNGWVPEQQVAPVVDYFSKNKNAKTFFLVGNDYAFGRGMLDFTKKYIERQGGKVIGEEYLPIDGSDWTTVVSKIRAAKPDALISATAGGAPNVSLAKQIKGAGLTLPYGNLAIDEGTAKTMGDVADGLYMSASYLTSIDTPENKKFMAAMQKKFGADLKTPNELSEPQYEAFYLYKAAAEKAGSIDPAKVTKALGEVSYTGPRGTVQMNKSRHTPLSMRLGQVQANGTIKILETFANVDPGAQCPNIK; this is translated from the coding sequence ATGAAAGCCTTTCCGTTTACCGTTCGCGCTGGCATCGTCGCCGCTGCCGCACTGGTGGCCTCCCACGTTTACGCGGCCGATCCCATCCGGATCGGGGTCGCCGTCGGCCTGTCGGGCGCCAATAGCGTGGTGGCGCCCGCCGTCGTGCAGTCGTCGCAACTGGCGGTCGAGGAGATCAACGCCGCCGGCGGCATTCTGGGCCGCAAGATCGAACTGGAGATCGTGGACGACGCCTCGGGCGCCGTCGGCGCGCAGAAAGCGTTCGACACGCTGGTGTTCCAGAAGAAGGTCAATGCGGTCATCGCCATGGAGACAAGCGCGGCCCGCAATGCGGCACTCCCGGTGATCAGCAAGGGCAAGGTGCCCTATATCTATACGTCCTTCTACGAGGGGCGATCGTGCAACAACTGGATGTACGTGAACGGCTGGGTGCCCGAGCAGCAGGTCGCGCCGGTGGTGGACTACTTCAGCAAGAACAAGAACGCCAAGACGTTCTTCCTGGTCGGCAATGACTATGCGTTCGGCCGCGGCATGCTCGATTTCACGAAGAAATACATCGAGCGCCAGGGTGGCAAGGTGATCGGCGAGGAGTACCTTCCGATCGACGGCAGCGACTGGACGACCGTCGTCTCCAAGATCCGCGCGGCCAAGCCCGACGCGCTGATCAGCGCCACGGCGGGAGGCGCGCCGAACGTGTCGCTGGCCAAGCAGATCAAGGGCGCGGGCCTGACGCTGCCGTATGGCAACCTGGCGATCGACGAGGGCACGGCGAAGACGATGGGCGATGTGGCGGACGGCCTGTATATGTCGGCGTCGTACCTGACGAGCATCGATACGCCGGAGAACAAGAAGTTCATGGCCGCGATGCAGAAGAAGTTCGGCGCGGACCTGAAGACGCCGAACGAGTTGTCCGAACCGCAGTACGAGGCGTTCTATCTGTACAAGGCCGCGGCGGAGAAGGCGGGTTCGATCGATCCGGCCAAGGTCACGAAGGCGCTCGGCGAGGTGTCGTATACGGGGCCGCGCGGCACGGTGCAGATGAACAAGAGCCGGCATACGCCGCTCTCGATGCGGCTGGGCCAGGTGCAGGCGAACGGTACGATCAAGATCCTCGAGACCTTTGCGAACGTGGATCCGGGCGCGCAATGCCCGAACATCAAGTAA
- a CDS encoding nitrilase family protein has product MSEQNESSPFPCITVASIQMAPHVGSKEENVARSLALIGEAAAHGATLVVLPELANSGYVFSSRAEAFALAEPVPDGPTTQAWIDAARRHGIHIAAGIAEREGGRLYNSAVLVSPEGHLGTYRKLHLWGEENLFFEPGDKGLPVFHTEFGRLGIVVCYDGWFPETFRLLAMQGADIVAMPTNWVPMPNQPADRPAMANTLAMAGAHSNGLTIVCANRVGVERGQPFIGQSLIVGADGWPMAGPASRDREEILYARVDLNVARRARQISAFNHVLRDRRRDLYDAMLGTGAPLPPY; this is encoded by the coding sequence ATGTCCGAGCAGAACGAATCGTCCCCATTTCCGTGCATCACCGTCGCCAGCATCCAGATGGCGCCGCACGTGGGGAGCAAGGAAGAGAACGTGGCGCGGTCCCTGGCGTTGATCGGCGAAGCGGCCGCCCATGGGGCCACGCTCGTGGTGCTGCCCGAACTTGCCAACTCGGGCTACGTCTTCAGCAGCCGCGCGGAAGCGTTCGCGCTGGCCGAACCGGTGCCGGACGGCCCCACCACGCAGGCGTGGATCGACGCCGCGCGCCGGCACGGCATCCATATCGCCGCCGGCATTGCCGAACGCGAGGGCGGCCGGCTCTACAACTCGGCGGTGCTGGTCAGCCCGGAGGGGCATCTCGGCACCTATCGCAAGCTCCATCTCTGGGGCGAGGAAAACCTGTTCTTCGAGCCCGGCGACAAGGGCCTGCCCGTGTTCCATACCGAGTTCGGACGGCTCGGCATCGTGGTGTGCTACGACGGCTGGTTTCCGGAGACGTTCCGGCTGCTGGCGATGCAGGGCGCCGATATCGTGGCCATGCCCACGAACTGGGTGCCGATGCCCAACCAGCCCGCGGACCGTCCCGCGATGGCCAATACGCTGGCCATGGCCGGCGCGCACAGCAACGGGCTCACCATCGTCTGCGCGAACCGGGTGGGCGTCGAGCGCGGCCAGCCGTTTATCGGGCAGAGCCTGATCGTGGGCGCCGATGGGTGGCCCATGGCGGGCCCGGCCTCGCGCGATCGCGAAGAAATCCTTTATGCGCGCGTGGACCTGAACGTCGCGCGCCGCGCGCGGCAGATCAGCGCCTTCAATCATGTCCTGCGCGACCGGCGCCGGGACCTTTACGACGCCATGCTAGGTACGGGCGCGCCGTTGCCGCCTTACTGA
- a CDS encoding MOSC and FAD-binding oxidoreductase domain-containing protein translates to MAMLLSVNVGKTREVAWQGRTVRSSIWKSPVAGRVMVRRLNIDGDAQTDLQGHGGEQRAVMVYQMSSYRFWNAFLGRDRYEYGQFGENLTVDGLEDADVCIGDRYRIGTAEFEVSQPRVTCYRLGIRMAHPELPALVVTHGRPGFYMRVIQEGEIGAGDEIVLLSKGPGQMSVTEVDQLLYTERHPEDALRKVLRIGALSPGWRQSFESMLAAQGTGAGGNAGLDPSEPALAWAGFRDMRIARVVPECEGVKSFWLEAADGATLPRSLAGQHIAVKIGAGAVGMEGGADEIRMYSLSGDPSLGVFRISVKQEDHGVVSRYLHAHAEAGTTIEASAPRGTFRLTPGDAPVVLVSAGIGVTPMLAMLYALAEEKDAPRDVWWFHGARDGRHHAFRDELQALAARSPRTTMHVAYSRPSDADRTARAFDLEGHLSVAHMQADGVPATADFYLCGPQPFLREMRAQLTAWGVAGSQIHEEVFGVELGTGSGTPAIAPHLPDGPAGDGPVVAFVRSGLRVNWSDRYKGLLDLAEACAVPVRWSCRTGVCHNCRANLLDGKVRYSPQPLSPPPDGTVLLCCATPEGDVQIEL, encoded by the coding sequence ATGGCCATGCTGTTATCCGTGAATGTCGGCAAGACCCGCGAGGTCGCATGGCAGGGCCGGACCGTTCGTTCGTCGATCTGGAAATCGCCGGTCGCCGGACGCGTGATGGTGCGACGGCTGAATATCGATGGCGATGCGCAGACGGATCTGCAGGGCCACGGCGGGGAGCAGCGCGCGGTCATGGTCTACCAGATGTCGTCGTACCGGTTCTGGAACGCGTTTCTGGGGCGTGACCGGTACGAGTACGGGCAGTTTGGCGAGAACCTCACGGTGGACGGGCTCGAAGACGCCGACGTCTGCATCGGCGATCGCTATCGCATCGGCACGGCCGAGTTCGAGGTCTCGCAGCCGCGCGTGACCTGCTATCGGCTCGGGATCCGCATGGCGCATCCCGAATTGCCCGCGCTCGTGGTCACGCATGGACGGCCCGGTTTCTATATGCGCGTGATCCAGGAGGGCGAGATCGGCGCGGGCGACGAGATCGTGCTCCTGTCGAAGGGGCCCGGGCAGATGTCCGTGACGGAGGTCGATCAGTTGCTCTATACGGAGCGGCATCCCGAGGACGCGCTGCGCAAGGTGCTGCGGATCGGCGCGCTGAGCCCCGGCTGGCGGCAATCGTTCGAGTCCATGCTGGCCGCGCAGGGCACGGGTGCCGGCGGCAATGCGGGGCTCGATCCGAGCGAGCCCGCGCTGGCGTGGGCGGGGTTTCGCGACATGCGCATCGCGCGCGTGGTACCCGAATGCGAGGGCGTGAAGTCGTTCTGGCTCGAGGCTGCGGATGGCGCAACGCTGCCGCGTTCGCTGGCCGGGCAGCATATCGCGGTCAAGATCGGGGCGGGCGCAGTTGGCATGGAAGGCGGCGCCGACGAGATTCGCATGTATTCGCTGTCGGGCGACCCGTCGCTCGGCGTGTTCCGCATCAGCGTCAAGCAGGAGGACCACGGCGTGGTCAGCCGCTATCTGCATGCCCATGCGGAAGCGGGCACGACGATCGAGGCGAGCGCCCCGCGCGGGACGTTCCGGCTGACCCCCGGCGACGCGCCCGTCGTGCTCGTCAGCGCAGGCATCGGCGTGACGCCCATGCTCGCGATGCTGTACGCGCTCGCGGAAGAGAAGGACGCTCCGCGCGACGTCTGGTGGTTCCACGGCGCGCGCGATGGCCGGCACCATGCCTTTCGCGACGAGTTGCAGGCGCTGGCCGCCCGCAGCCCCCGCACGACGATGCACGTCGCCTATAGCCGGCCGAGCGATGCGGACCGGACCGCGCGCGCGTTCGATCTGGAAGGCCATCTGTCGGTCGCGCATATGCAGGCCGACGGCGTGCCGGCGACCGCCGATTTCTACCTGTGCGGCCCGCAGCCGTTCCTGCGCGAGATGCGCGCGCAGCTGACCGCGTGGGGCGTGGCCGGCAGCCAGATCCACGAAGAGGTCTTCGGCGTCGAGCTCGGCACCGGGTCCGGCACTCCCGCCATCGCACCGCATCTGCCCGACGGGCCCGCCGGGGACGGCCCGGTCGTCGCCTTCGTCCGCAGCGGCCTCCGGGTCAACTGGAGCGACCGCTACAAGGGCCTGCTGGACCTGGCCGAAGCCTGCGCGGTACCGGTCAGATGGTCGTGCCGGACGGGCGTGTGCCATAACTGCCGGGCCAACCTGCTCGACGGCAAGGTCCGGTATTCCCCGCAGCCGCTCTCGCCACCGCCCGATGGCACCGTGCTGCTGTGCTGCGCGACACCCGAGGGCGATGTGCAGATCGAGCTCTAG
- a CDS encoding non-oxidative hydroxyarylic acid decarboxylases subunit D, which yields MQDDDSAVCPRCGASTIETHAKSAVADVWTIFGCNTCRYTWRSTEPAENTDRDRYPAVFRLSAQDIPHMPVVPAIPPLRHKD from the coding sequence ATGCAAGACGATGACTCGGCAGTCTGCCCGCGCTGCGGCGCGTCCACGATCGAGACCCATGCCAAGTCGGCGGTGGCGGACGTCTGGACGATATTCGGGTGCAACACATGCCGGTATACATGGCGCTCGACGGAGCCCGCGGAGAATACCGACCGCGACCGCTATCCGGCCGTGTTCAGGCTGTCCGCGCAGGACATTCCGCATATGCCGGTGGTGCCTGCCATTCCGCCCCTGCGGCACAAGGATTGA
- a CDS encoding non-oxidative hydroxyarylic acid decarboxylases subunit C: MQAYPDFRAFLTVLEQQGQLLRMKDPVQFEPDLAAAACALAQIGDEVPAILFDNIAGSPGAQVVLNTHGSWPNHALALGMDKTASLKAQFFEFVRRFELFPGEMQRVDSAPWQEVSVAHDINLFDLLPLFRLNRGDGGFYIDKACIVSRDPDDWDNDDVENVGVYRLMVKGPNRIGIQPVPQHDIAIHLSHAEARGEDLPIAICIGNEPIILLMGATPLRYDQLEYKMAAVMQGEPYKVVRTEKGLDVPWGSEYVLEGRIVARQREIEGPFGEFPGYYSGGHLYPVIEIDRVSHRKDPIFESVYVGRPWTEIDFLQAMTTSAPIFIQLNRMFPEVVAVNALYTHGLVVIVSTRVRYGGFAKSVGMGVLTTPHGLGYAKIVIVVDEDIDPFNLNQVMWAMSVRTNPAGDVVIIPNLAENLLDPAGEPNGMAHKMIIDATTPKAPDRRGDYGEVLDTPQQTDAWREKLLPLIHALRK, translated from the coding sequence ATGCAAGCCTATCCCGATTTTCGCGCGTTTCTCACCGTGCTCGAACAGCAGGGGCAACTGCTCCGGATGAAAGATCCGGTGCAATTCGAACCCGACCTGGCCGCGGCCGCCTGCGCGCTGGCCCAGATCGGCGACGAGGTGCCGGCCATCCTGTTCGACAATATCGCCGGCAGTCCCGGCGCGCAGGTCGTGCTGAACACGCACGGCTCGTGGCCCAATCATGCGCTGGCGCTCGGCATGGACAAGACGGCCTCGCTGAAGGCGCAGTTCTTCGAGTTCGTGCGCCGCTTCGAGCTGTTTCCGGGGGAGATGCAGCGTGTCGATAGCGCGCCGTGGCAGGAGGTGAGCGTCGCGCACGATATCAACCTGTTCGACCTGCTGCCACTGTTCCGGCTCAATCGCGGCGACGGCGGGTTCTATATCGACAAGGCCTGCATCGTGTCGCGCGACCCCGACGACTGGGACAACGACGACGTGGAGAACGTGGGCGTCTACCGGCTCATGGTGAAGGGCCCCAACCGCATCGGCATCCAGCCCGTGCCGCAGCACGATATCGCGATCCATCTCTCGCATGCCGAGGCGCGTGGCGAGGATCTGCCGATCGCCATCTGCATCGGCAACGAGCCGATCATCCTGTTGATGGGCGCCACGCCGCTGCGCTACGACCAGCTCGAGTACAAGATGGCCGCGGTGATGCAGGGCGAGCCGTACAAGGTCGTGCGGACGGAGAAGGGGCTCGATGTACCGTGGGGCTCGGAGTACGTGCTCGAAGGCCGGATCGTGGCGCGGCAGCGCGAGATCGAAGGTCCGTTCGGCGAGTTTCCCGGCTACTACTCGGGCGGGCATCTTTACCCCGTTATCGAGATCGACCGGGTATCGCATCGCAAGGATCCGATCTTCGAATCCGTGTATGTGGGCCGCCCCTGGACCGAGATCGATTTTCTGCAGGCGATGACGACCAGCGCGCCGATCTTTATCCAGCTCAACCGCATGTTCCCCGAGGTGGTCGCCGTCAACGCGCTGTACACGCACGGTCTGGTCGTGATCGTCTCCACGCGCGTGCGGTACGGCGGCTTTGCCAAGTCGGTCGGCATGGGCGTGCTGACGACCCCGCATGGCCTCGGCTACGCCAAGATCGTGATCGTGGTCGATGAGGACATCGATCCGTTCAATCTGAACCAGGTCATGTGGGCGATGTCCGTCCGCACGAATCCGGCGGGGGATGTGGTGATCATCCCGAACCTCGCGGAGAACCTGCTCGACCCGGCCGGCGAGCCCAATGGCATGGCGCACAAGATGATCATCGATGCGACCACGCCGAAGGCGCCCGACCGGCGCGGCGACTATGGCGAGGTCCTCGATACGCCCCAGCAGACCGACGCCTGGCGCGAGAAGCTGCTGCCCCTGATCCACGCGCTGCGCAAGTGA
- a CDS encoding pyridoxamine 5'-phosphate oxidase family protein, with product MNRTDHSYTPPRAEASSALPADLVAYLDGRDLPSKMQALRISTVDEEGWPHAALLSAGDMVATPAGALRFAVFAASTTAANLHRDPRVTVTYSREGGMCEVRLTSRRLGDMPAMTGLALFEADPVSVRFHRAPYASVSSGITFFLYEQEPVVARWTRQIEALRAAF from the coding sequence GTGAACAGAACAGATCACTCCTACACGCCCCCGCGGGCGGAAGCGTCGAGCGCGCTGCCTGCGGACCTCGTCGCGTATCTGGATGGGCGCGACCTGCCGTCGAAGATGCAGGCCCTGCGCATCTCGACCGTCGATGAAGAAGGCTGGCCCCACGCCGCGCTGCTCAGCGCCGGCGATATGGTGGCGACGCCGGCGGGCGCGCTGCGGTTCGCCGTCTTCGCCGCCTCCACCACCGCCGCCAATCTCCATCGCGACCCCCGCGTCACGGTCACGTATTCGCGCGAGGGTGGCATGTGCGAAGTCCGGCTGACGAGCCGGCGGCTCGGCGATATGCCCGCAATGACCGGGCTTGCGCTGTTCGAGGCCGATCCGGTGTCCGTGCGGTTTCATCGCGCACCGTATGCGAGCGTGAGCAGCGGCATCACCTTTTTCCTGTACGAACAAGAACCGGTCGTGGCGCGCTGGACGCGGCAGATCGAGGCCCTGCGCGCGGCATTCTGA
- a CDS encoding ATP-binding protein, producing MARRIAAYDWQDTGLGRRDGWSGSLNANIQMLLACPVPLVMLWGQAGTMIYNDAYAVFAGGRHPSLLGKPVEEGWPEIAAFNRHVVDTVLAGAVLSYRDKSLVLHRNGRPEDVWMDLHYSPVVDDAGVPAGVIAIVFETTARMLAEKAHGEAEQALSLLNQTLEARVGHEVKARAAAEDRLRQVQKLEAVGGLTGGVAHDFNNVLQVISSNLQLLRLAVGDDERLQARILAANAAVARGARLAQQLLAFARRQPLSPSVVSPPRMAEALSDLLRRAVPERFRRVVEIPGDAWNLYADPIQLEGALLNLVNNARDAQGDAGTIRIEVGNVVRSDDAPPEGGSDLPAGEYVRVAVIDEGTGMSEEIRARAFEPFFSTKPEGHGTGLGLSMVFGFVKQSQGHIDLHTVPGEGTTVSLYFPRTHKDLSPDDEGTAVCDAGGELTVLVVEDNADVRLSAIDMLSQLGHRVLSAKDGDAALALLQQADGVDLLFTDVVMPGTVRSSELARIAAGPPHDARVIFTSGYTRDEIFHDGRLDEGVVLLSKPYSIEDLARTISKVFQTRG from the coding sequence ATGGCCCGGCGCATTGCCGCGTACGACTGGCAGGACACCGGACTGGGCCGAAGGGATGGCTGGTCCGGCAGTCTCAATGCCAATATCCAGATGTTGCTGGCATGTCCGGTTCCGCTCGTCATGCTCTGGGGGCAGGCCGGCACGATGATCTACAACGACGCCTATGCGGTGTTCGCCGGCGGGCGACATCCGTCCCTGCTCGGCAAGCCGGTCGAGGAAGGATGGCCCGAGATCGCGGCGTTCAACCGGCATGTGGTGGACACCGTGCTCGCAGGGGCCGTGCTGTCGTATCGCGACAAGTCGCTCGTCCTCCATCGCAATGGCAGGCCCGAGGACGTCTGGATGGACCTACACTACAGCCCCGTCGTCGATGATGCGGGCGTGCCCGCCGGCGTCATCGCCATCGTGTTCGAAACCACTGCCCGGATGCTTGCCGAGAAGGCGCACGGCGAGGCCGAGCAGGCGCTGTCTCTGCTCAACCAGACCCTGGAGGCGCGCGTCGGGCACGAAGTCAAGGCGCGGGCGGCCGCGGAAGACCGCCTGCGGCAAGTGCAGAAGCTCGAGGCCGTGGGCGGGTTGACCGGTGGCGTGGCGCACGATTTCAACAACGTGCTGCAGGTGATTTCGTCGAATCTGCAATTGCTGCGGCTTGCGGTTGGCGACGATGAGCGCCTGCAGGCGAGGATCCTGGCGGCCAATGCGGCGGTGGCGCGCGGGGCCAGGCTCGCGCAGCAACTGCTCGCGTTCGCGCGGCGGCAGCCGCTGAGTCCTTCGGTCGTCAGTCCGCCGCGGATGGCGGAAGCGCTTTCCGACCTGCTCCGCCGCGCGGTGCCGGAGCGCTTTCGACGGGTCGTCGAGATCCCCGGCGATGCCTGGAATCTTTATGCGGATCCGATCCAGCTCGAGGGCGCGCTGCTGAACCTCGTCAACAACGCGCGCGATGCGCAGGGGGATGCGGGCACGATTCGCATCGAGGTAGGCAACGTCGTCAGATCGGATGATGCGCCGCCGGAGGGCGGTTCCGATCTTCCGGCTGGCGAGTATGTGCGGGTGGCGGTGATCGACGAAGGGACAGGGATGTCGGAAGAGATCCGGGCTCGCGCATTCGAGCCGTTCTTTTCGACCAAGCCCGAGGGGCATGGAACCGGGCTCGGCCTGAGCATGGTGTTCGGGTTTGTGAAGCAGAGCCAGGGGCATATCGACCTGCATACCGTGCCCGGGGAGGGCACGACGGTGTCGCTCTATTTCCCGCGGACACACAAGGACCTGTCGCCGGACGACGAGGGCACAGCCGTATGCGATGCCGGGGGCGAACTCACGGTGCTGGTCGTCGAGGACAACGCGGATGTCAGGCTTTCGGCCATCGACATGCTGTCCCAGCTCGGGCATCGCGTGCTCTCCGCCAAGGATGGCGATGCGGCGCTGGCCTTGTTGCAGCAGGCCGATGGGGTCGATCTGCTGTTTACCGACGTGGTGATGCCGGGAACGGTGCGCAGCAGCGAACTGGCCCGGATTGCGGCCGGGCCGCCCCATGATGCGCGCGTCATCTTCACGTCGGGCTATACGCGCGACGAGATCTTCCATGACGGGCGGCTCGACGAAGGCGTCGTGCTGCTGAGCAAGCCGTATTCCATCGAGGACCTTGCGCGGACGATCAGCAAGGTCTTTCAGACGCGGGGCTGA
- a CDS encoding DUF4142 domain-containing protein, translated as MATLHTVRAAVAASALLFAAAAGAQGTNTTAPKTASPNAMPTAGATQGSELARGDRTFLENAAQGGHAEIEGSKLANQKSANADVKAFASRMIQDHTKVGDELTSLARSKGYTPPTEPSLVQKGELKALGVLDGSKFDKMYSSRIGVAAHENTVKMFREASQNAKDADVKAFATKQLPALEQHLQMARDLDKKVGNG; from the coding sequence ATGGCAACGCTCCACACCGTCAGGGCGGCTGTCGCCGCCAGTGCCCTCCTGTTCGCCGCGGCCGCAGGTGCGCAGGGCACCAATACCACCGCGCCGAAGACCGCGTCCCCCAACGCCATGCCGACCGCTGGCGCGACGCAGGGGAGCGAACTCGCGCGTGGCGACCGCACGTTCCTTGAAAATGCCGCGCAGGGCGGCCATGCCGAGATAGAGGGCAGCAAGCTTGCGAATCAGAAGTCCGCCAACGCGGACGTCAAGGCGTTTGCGTCCCGCATGATTCAGGACCACACGAAGGTGGGCGACGAGCTGACCTCGCTGGCCAGGTCGAAGGGCTACACCCCGCCGACCGAACCGTCGCTCGTGCAAAAGGGCGAACTGAAGGCGCTCGGCGTGCTCGACGGGAGCAAGTTCGACAAGATGTACAGCAGCCGGATTGGCGTGGCGGCGCACGAAAACACGGTCAAGATGTTCCGCGAAGCCTCGCAGAACGCGAAGGACGCCGACGTGAAGGCGTTCGCCACCAAGCAACTGCCGGCCCTGGAACAGCATCTCCAGATGGCGCGCGATCTCGACAAGAAGGTCGGCAACGGTTGA
- a CDS encoding acyl-CoA thioesterase: MREGRGDDRRADYPHLARVQTRWMDNDVYGHVNNVTYYSYFDTAVNQYLIEQGVLDIHAGRVVGLVVDTGCSYFRSIAFPDRLEIGVRVAKLGNASVRYEVAVFREGDEAVCAAGHFVHVYVDRDSGRSVPIPDDVRQVLARLGTGV, encoded by the coding sequence ATGCGTGAGGGGCGCGGCGACGACCGGCGCGCCGACTATCCGCATCTGGCCCGCGTGCAGACGCGCTGGATGGATAACGACGTATACGGTCACGTGAACAACGTGACCTACTACAGCTACTTCGACACGGCGGTCAATCAATACCTGATCGAACAGGGCGTGCTGGACATCCATGCCGGGCGCGTGGTCGGCCTGGTCGTCGATACGGGCTGCTCGTACTTCCGGTCGATCGCGTTTCCGGATCGGCTGGAGATCGGCGTGCGCGTGGCAAAGCTCGGGAATGCGAGCGTGCGCTACGAGGTGGCCGTGTTCAGGGAGGGTGACGAAGCGGTCTGCGCGGCGGGCCACTTCGTGCATGTGTACGTCGATCGGGACTCGGGCCGGTCCGTGCCGATTCCCGACGATGTGCGGCAGGTGCTCGCCCGGCTGGGCACCGGCGTGTAG
- a CDS encoding short-chain dehydrogenase/reductase, with the protein MDLQLQGKSVLITGGSRGIGFACAALFAAEGADVTIAGTSAESTARAQRELSDKHGAKVDTFVGDLSSPDVRHSLDARFGTLDVLVNNAGAIPGGGLTAMSDAQWREAWELKVFGYIETTRMALPKMMDRGSGVIVNVIGIAAEMPRYDYLCGATGNAALTTFTKAVGARSTTRGVRVVGVHPGPTETDRLLTLYKARAKEKFGDESRWQEMLEHLPFGRAARASEMADLVVYLASARASYLSGVVVDAAGGAQYA; encoded by the coding sequence ATGGATCTGCAACTGCAAGGAAAGTCCGTTCTGATCACCGGTGGCAGCCGTGGTATCGGCTTTGCCTGCGCGGCGCTGTTCGCCGCGGAGGGCGCCGATGTCACGATTGCCGGCACGTCGGCGGAATCCACGGCGCGCGCCCAGCGTGAACTCTCGGACAAGCATGGGGCGAAGGTCGATACCTTCGTCGGCGACCTGTCGTCCCCCGATGTCCGCCATTCGCTCGATGCGCGCTTCGGCACGCTCGACGTGCTGGTCAACAATGCGGGCGCGATTCCCGGCGGCGGGTTGACCGCGATGAGCGATGCGCAGTGGCGCGAGGCGTGGGAGCTGAAGGTCTTCGGTTATATCGAGACGACGCGCATGGCGCTGCCGAAGATGATGGACCGCGGTTCGGGCGTGATCGTCAACGTGATCGGCATCGCGGCCGAAATGCCGCGCTACGACTATCTGTGTGGGGCCACGGGCAATGCCGCGCTGACCACGTTTACGAAGGCCGTGGGCGCGCGCTCGACGACGCGCGGGGTGCGCGTGGTGGGCGTGCATCCGGGCCCGACCGAAACGGACCGCCTGCTGACCCTCTACAAGGCGCGCGCGAAAGAGAAGTTCGGCGACGAGTCGCGCTGGCAGGAAATGCTCGAGCATCTGCCGTTCGGACGGGCGGCCAGGGCGTCGGAGATGGCCGACCTCGTGGTGTACCTGGCGTCTGCACGGGCTTCGTACCTGAGCGGCGTGGTCGTCGATGCCGCGGGAGGCGCGCAGTATGCGTGA
- a CDS encoding glutathione S-transferase → MKLYDIPGFPNPLRIRIVLAEKGLAAQVEFVKVDLPAAEHKQPHFLAINPTGTVPVLELEDGTYLSECTAITEYLDNLDGNPVLTGRTARDKGVIHMMQKRAESQLIDAVGIYFHHATPGLGDALRAYKSPEWTDREEWGRRERVRAEAGMRYFDGVLSSQPYVAGEAFSMADITVWAGLLFAGFAQIPVPEDCVHLLAWKARVDARPSVREPA, encoded by the coding sequence ATGAAGCTCTACGATATCCCCGGTTTTCCCAACCCGCTCCGCATCCGTATCGTCCTGGCCGAGAAAGGCCTGGCCGCGCAGGTCGAGTTCGTCAAGGTCGATCTGCCGGCCGCGGAACACAAGCAGCCGCACTTCCTTGCCATCAATCCGACGGGCACGGTGCCGGTGCTCGAGCTCGAGGATGGCACCTATCTCTCCGAATGCACGGCCATCACCGAATACCTCGATAACCTCGACGGCAACCCCGTGCTGACCGGCCGCACCGCGCGCGACAAGGGCGTGATCCACATGATGCAGAAGCGCGCGGAGTCGCAACTGATCGATGCCGTGGGCATCTATTTCCACCACGCTACGCCGGGCCTCGGGGACGCGCTGCGCGCGTACAAGAGTCCCGAATGGACCGATCGCGAGGAATGGGGCCGCCGTGAGCGCGTGCGGGCGGAGGCCGGCATGCGTTATTTCGACGGCGTCCTGAGCAGCCAGCCGTATGTCGCTGGCGAGGCGTTCTCGATGGCCGATATCACGGTGTGGGCGGGCCTGCTGTTCGCGGGCTTCGCGCAGATTCCCGTGCCCGAGGACTGCGTTCATCTGCTGGCGTGGAAGGCGCGCGTGGACGCGCGGCCGTCGGTCCGGGAACCGGCCTGA